The Nonlabens sp. Hel1_33_55 genome contains the following window.
GAAAAGACTGCCGGATTTAATGTAGGCGTGTTGAGTGATTTGAGAATCAACGAATATTTAAATCTTAGGTTTGAACCTGGTGTTGCATTTGTACAACGCAATTTGTTTTTTACTGACCCATCGTTCAATTCTCCTGAACAATTCATACGAGAAGTAAGCTCTACTTATATCCAGCTTCCCATACTGCTTAAAGTTTCCACTAAAAGATTGAACAATTTTAAGCCGTTTGTAATAGGTGGCGCTTCTTATTCACACAATCTTTCCAGTAATGAGGAAAATCCTGATGATAATAGCGCTGGACAATTCCGTCAGAAAACGGGTGTTTTCAATTATGAAATGGGTTTAGGCGTGGATCTTTATCTTCCCTATTTTAAATTTACACCATCCATTAGAGGTGTTTTTGCAATAACGGATGAACTGGTAAGAGATGAAAATCCAGACAGTCCATATACTGGTAGTGTAGACAGCATGCTGTCCAGAGGAATTTTTCTAAACTTTACATTCCAGTAAACCTGCGCCATTCTGCCAGGACAATTCCTGTTGCAGTAGCTACATTGAGACTTTCGGTTTTAATGCCATCTGAGCTGTATTGAGGGATTGATATTTTTGTGCCTAGTTGCATGATCTCAGTTGAGATACCGTGTGATTCACTGCCCATCACTAAGATTCCATCTGTAGGCATTTTCTTTTCATAAATGCTCTGTTCGCTCATGGCGGTAACAAAAATGGGTAGCTGGGTATCCTTGAGGAATGTCTCCAATTCTACGTAGTGTAGTTGCACGCGAGCGATCGAACCCATGGTCGCCTGAATACATTTGGGGTTGTACAGATCAACAGTGTTTGAATTACACACGATATGCTCGACATTGAACCAGTCAGCGAGCCGCACGATAGTTCCTAGATTTCCCGGATCTTGAATATTATCAAGTGCTAGAATAAGACCCCTTTCAGGAATTTCCTGAGTTTTCAACATCTTGACAATGGCTAGGTATCCTGGTGGCGTTTTCAGGTTTGAGATGGATTTCATCTCAGCAATTGATATAATTTCTGGATTGAGATCATGCAGCTTATTGGCTTCTTTAGTGACGTAGATTTCTTCCACACTAAGACCTGCATTTTTGAGTTCT
Protein-coding sequences here:
- a CDS encoding porin family protein; the protein is MRTTFFILACLIGSIATAQLFTKERIKNRENFDKQILTFGFYMGLNTYDYKFDYNEIVDEIQTEKTAGFNVGVLSDLRINEYLNLRFEPGVAFVQRNLFFTDPSFNSPEQFIREVSSTYIQLPILLKVSTKRLNNFKPFVIGGASYSHNLSSNEENPDDNSAGQFRQKTGVFNYEMGLGVDLYLPYFKFTPSIRGVFAITDELVRDENPDSPYTGSVDSMLSRGIFLNFTFQ
- a CDS encoding TrmH family RNA methyltransferase, which codes for MITKNKIKQIKSLTRKKNREEMQSFVVEGYKSIRELKNAGLSVEEIYVTKEANKLHDLNPEIISIAEMKSISNLKTPPGYLAIVKMLKTQEIPERGLILALDNIQDPGNLGTIVRLADWFNVEHIVCNSNTVDLYNPKCIQATMGSIARVQLHYVELETFLKDTQLPIFVTAMSEQSIYEKKMPTDGILVMGSESHGISTEIMQLGTKISIPQYSSDGIKTESLNVATATGIVLAEWRRFTGM